In the Besnoitia besnoiti strain Bb-Ger1 chromosome IX, whole genome shotgun sequence genome, AAGACAAGGAAGGGCTTTTACCAGTTCTGGCAGACATCTCCGCGCATGGTCTCAGCTGTCGGATTCTTCGCTCCTTATCTCGAGCGACTGACCTCGACTATCGGCATTCCGTCTTCTCGAAAAGCTTTGTGGCTTGGCAAGGCCGCGAGGTATTGTCCGCTGGAGGTCAGCCTGCACGGTTTTCATCCGGTATTTCTGTCTGCGAAAAGGGTCACCTCTCCTTTGTGGAAGACCGTTTCGGAGGGAAGTCTTGTGTTATTCCTTGGATTCTGTCACTGTGAATTCCGTTTTCCCTTGCGCGTGCGGTCCAGCTACCAAGCTGGCGTCTTTGGCAGGATAGTCGCCCGTGTGCCCGTTTTTATCTTTTTTTTCGCCCGTCCTTTTTTGGGAAAGCCGCCGAGCCTCGAAGGTTCATTGGAGGTTTCTCAGATTCGCCCGTCGTTCCGGCCGCGCGGTTGATaaggcgtcctcctcttccgctcGGCCTAGCCCTTCTCGTCGCTCCCCTGTCGCCGCTCTCATGGGGCACGGGACTCTTCCAACTCCCTGCGAGGGTTACCGCTCTCCCTCGAATTATTCTTCCTCTCGTCGTGTTTCTGAAGTACATGCGTCATGCTCTCTTGTTCCAGAGTCCTCTGCTCACGCTCCCCTGCACCCACCACTCCCTCTGCCTGCGGAAGTCGCCGACGGACTCTCCGTCGAGAGCTCCGCATGTGATGAAAGCGCGAGCAGACCTGCGCCTGGGGGCGAAGCCAACGGAGAGGATTTTCGGGACGTCTACGCCCCCGCGAAGGCAGACGAGCCGGCGGAATCTCTGCCTGCCGAGGGCGTAGACGCGCCAAACGGCTCGGATCCTCCCCCCTGCCCgagctgtacgtacactcgccctcgtcgtctctcgtCCGCTGAACAGCTCTCTGAGCTCctgcctgcggagacgcccAAGTCTCCCAGCTACTACAGGGAGATTCAGCTtcatcctctctctccccgcgcttctccgtctgcgtccgcttgcgtctcctctgcggatgcgctgctgtctgtctccttcgcctctgcgccttcacGCGTTTCCGTGGACGCCCTGCGagcgtcgcccgctgcgtCCCTCACGCCTCTCGGCCAGCGTCTTGATCCCGCGGGAGAGATGCATGAGCGCTCCACGGCCGCCTTCGGGGCCAGGAACTgcgtcctgcggccgccggcgcacctGTCCCGTGGCGTGTTGAAGGCCGACGAACACGCCGAGCAAACCGACGCGCGCCGTCCCCCACCCGGCGTGGAGCATCCTGCCGACGATGAAGGCCACGAGGCATCTGAGCGCAGGCGCAATGAACGAGAGGGCCAtggacgaggcgccgcaccCCGCCCGCTGTCcccgtcgcgcgtcgccacgctcgtctcgccggccgccgcgaccgcatGCAGCCCGACGCCCTCAGGCGCGGGGCCTCGCGAGGAAGGCACGGACTCGCAGATTCAGACGCAGACAGGATGGAGagagcaggcgcctccgctcttccGCGAAGAATACCTCCACACCGCGCCCGCCCGATGTACGCGCGGGGGGAAAAGAtgggcgggcgcgagggggcGGGATGGGAGGCAGGGACAGCTTTCGTGCCTCAGGGCGACCTCGCGAGAGGaggcttcgcgcgcttctgACGTCTTGGCGTATTGGGATTGAGTGAAATTGTGGAAAAACACTCACTTTCTAGATTAATTCACACTGGTGTATGAGAGTGCTAGTGAACATGTGAGCATCAGTCTGGCCATCGTGTCTCGCGTTGCCCTCGATGctcagctgcgccgctcagctgcgccgctcATGCCGCCACGCCTGCGCGAGACATTCTGTGCACGGTCACATTTCTTTCTGGCGTCCACCGTCCTCACCTGCGAGCCTGAAAAGCGCAGACCCCCTTGGAcgcgtgtctcttctctgcttgtACGCTGCTGTATTTTTCTTTGTTTTCTCTGTTGCGCTCTTTCCAGTTGACGACGAAGAAGTAGTGTTGAGGAAGGCCGAACGGGTCATaatgcagcagcgcagccgcctggAGCAGCTCTCTTCGCTTTTGCTTCGCAGTGAAAACGAGAAAGTCGCCGCGCACCGCGCTGCCCAGGAGGAAATTGGCAGGTCCGTCGCCCCCCAGCACCCTTGCATCGACGCGCCTTCTCTCACATCTACCGATTGACACgcatatacgcatatacGTGCATACACACATGGGTATATAGCTTCGCATGAATGCTTGCCGGCACACCTGTTGCGTCTCCGTATGTGGGTCTAGGGTCTGTAGAAATGCGCATGTCTCGTCTTTGAAAGTTCTGGTTTGTGCCTCGGAGACAGCCGCACGCATCTGGGCCTCTTCATCGCTtctgcgaagacgcggatCGATCCGAGGCGCTCGGACGGTGTAGCAACACCTTGTTGGGCGGTGTTAGGCGCGTGTTCAGGTACGTGGAGGAGAACCGCAAGCTCCGTCTGCACCTGGATGCGGCGAACGGCGAAGTCGCTGCGATGGGCACTGTCACGGCCAAGCACGAAAAGATGCTTGACCAGCTCACCACGACGCTggccgctgcggagaaaGGCATCAGCGACAGGGACCGGCTCCTCGTCTTGGCGCAGGTAGggcgtcgcgctgccgcctttcttctctttcttttctgcgtgtcttccgcgcgccgcgccaggcTTCGCTCGAGGGCCTCTGCGACGGTCGCCCCTCGactggagcgccgccgcggccagttttggggcggcggcgttttTTCGGTCTTCACCCAAGTCGAGCGCGAAGGGCGAGGTGCTGACcagcgctggcggcctgcgcgtcttgcctcctcaggcgggggagggggagggggggctgcTGTGGAGACTTCACTCGTTGTTGGTGCTGTCTTTCACGCTCTGTGTCTCTCCTTAGGAGCGCGACAAAACGACGGAAAATGAGCACCTGAAGGAGGAGATCCAACAAATGCGGTGCAAGATCGAAAAGCTGACGCGCGGCACAGCAGGCAgcctcgccgacgcgagcAGCTCAGGCCCGAGGAGCGCAAACGACGTGAGAAGGGGAGAAGCGGGAAACTGGGGAATTCTGGGGGGGCGGGACTTTTCAGAAGTGTAGAAAATCAAATCGCAAAGCGTTTCCGGGGTCGCCTGTGGGAGTAGCGTGCGGAAAGGCGCCTCGCTTTCAACAGCGAGCTCATCATCCATAAAGCGTGAGTGGAGGCCGAAGGTGTTAGGCTTCACTTGCTTTGAAGAAAATAACCCGATTTTTTGAGGAAACGCAAgcgcctgcgaagcgccATCCGCAGCCTCGGGTTTGAGACCGAGATTTATCTTGGACTTTCGCGCTATTTTTCGCAATTCTCTCAGGTCGCTGACCAGCTCGCGAAGGTCCAGCGTGAAATCGACCGCCACCGCGCCATGGGGCGGCAGCTTGGCAACACGACGCAAGGTACAACATGATATTATGAAAATAAAAGCTTTTCACAAACCTACACGCCACTTCGAGCGGATAGACTGCAGAGACGTGTCCATATGCCGCAGTTTCCAAcaatgtatgtatgtatctatatatgtatgtatatactgATATGTGCATATCTGCAATTTGCTTGCGAGTGCTTTCGGGGCTCAGAACTCGCATTCGCTGCCTCGTAGCATTCTCGAATGTGTCCTATTCCACTGTGATTTCCTCATTATCATGCCGTGTGGCGCGGAGTCCATTCTCAGTTGGCGTTTTTTCCGTCGGGTTTCATCTGGCAAATTGGCGGCGTCTTTGCGAAACTCGACGAGGAAGTCTGTTGCGTTTTCCAccttctctcgcgtgcaCATGTCCACCCGTACTTTGAACGCGCCAGGTTCATATATCGGAAATgcttacatatatatatgcatatactttATTTGAGTTTGCATAAATGCAAAGCTGCATAACTACGTTAATGCCATCTGGTTACGTGGCTCTGAATGCCTGTGCCGATTTGTGAATCGCGTGCTTCGTTTTGTTTTCAGagctccgcgtctcgcgcatGTCTTTGATGCAGTCTCAATCGTAAGTTGCAACCCggatgcggcggcagcttcAAGTTTTGTAATGCCGCAGAAGTCGTTTCGAGTCACGTTTCTGGTGTATCCAAGTTCATAACCCTGTCTAATCGTAGTCTTGCTCGCCTTCGTTCCAGTTGACGTTTAGCGCTTTGCCTTTTAAGGGCAGTCGAcccgcgctctcgccttGGGTCGAGGCCTTTTCATTTtcagcggcggctccgcggcacAGTCTTCTGTTGCGAGTTCCTGCGCGTGCGTTCGCGCTGGAATTCCTGAGCTGCGGCGTGCAACGTGTCGTGCCACATGCGTGCAAAGAGACATCCGCTTAGATATCCATATCGTCGCGAGTGTTGACCAGCGGGTGATCGCCTGTCTTCGCATATGAAGTGCATACCTGCGTACCTTCGAGGCGTGTCGAGTTATGTGTATCGACTCCGGCGAAGCAACTCTGGCGGTTCCCTGACGAGCTGGGCGTGCGTGTAGTTTCAAGCAGATAAGATTTATcgccgttttttctctttcttttcttccagGCACCTTTTGGAGTCCCAGAAGCTCGTGGAGgagcagcgcgtcgagaTTCAGCGACTTTACAAAGTTGTGGGGCTCATTCGCCTGCTTTTCGCCTGGACAGTCGCATGCCCTTCCCACGCATGGGGGTTGAGACAGACTCCATCTCATTTTCAGCTTGTTTGTATCTCCATGCATGCAGTGTTTTTGTGAACGTGGAGCCCGGAAGGGCGTCTCTTCTAGatgcgcgcgcgcatgcctTGTATAGCTCCTACGCGTCCAGATTCTCTCTATCGCATGCTCCACACTCAGCcgtacagatatatatatatatatatatatatatatatatatatatatatatatatatatatatatatagggtttagggttttatatatatatatatatatatatatatatggttaTTGGTGAGCGTCTGCGTGCAtgtttacatatatatatgtatgtaagCCTATAACGGTTTTTctgtggaggaggcgcggggtGAGTCATGTATTTTTTTGGTTTTTTCTTTGGTTTGTTTTAGATTGAGGCGCTGAATCGCGAGAAGTCCCTCGTGCCacccgtcgtcgtcgcgccggcgaacGCGCTGGCAGTACGACGCACTCAGGAGCAACTTGATTCGCTGTCTACTCAGGTTCAGATGATTCTTGCGAGGACTGAGCAAGCAGGATCAGGTCAGTTTGCTTCTTTTCGCTGCCCCCGCGTTTCATCTGCCCTTTCTTCACCGGCTTTTCGCACGCAGCTggagcgacagccgcagcgccacccGCTCTCGAGACGCCCGACGTCGTCTCGCAAAGTCTGCTTTTATTTCATCGCCAGCGGCGTGTTTTTGCCTCGTTAGACGTCTGCAGTCGACGCCTCTCATATCTGCGTAAGGAGCGACAGGCGTAGAGCGAAGCCTTCTCGATTAGGCGGGCGTGTGAGTGAGAATGCCTTTCGGGGTCGCATGACCCGGCGCTGTGAGGCTGCGTttcgtttttccttctcagTTGCAGACAAATCGAAAAGCCGAGGCTCGAGCGCGGTCAGCCTCCGCATGTTTGAAGAACAGAAAACGCTGCTGGCCAAGTGAGACGGGACGGACGAATCTACCGCCGCACTCAGAGCACTTCCTATAAGCAAACGGTTGTCGGTGTACCTGCTTTGTACGCAAAACGCTCTTATcgctatacatatatgtatatatataaatatagcTATCAGGCAAGCattttgtatatatatttatatgtataagCGTAGGTGTCGGACCACGTACATCAAATGCGGTCTCGACCTTtgatatacatatgtatatatatatatatatatgcatgcttGTAGAATAGAAAGCGCCTGTAGCTATATGAGCAGATGCACTGTGAGTGAGGGTGTCTGAATAACAACGAGTTTCATttctggcgcaggcgcgtcgtaGAGGCTCGGAGGCACGCGCGGGCCCCGCGGACGCTCAGGCAGCCCTGTGTCGCCTTGCTTCGGCGGGCAGGCGTTTCGAGTTCCGCGGTGCCGCTGCGTGGACATCCACATCTGTTTCGTTCTCGAGAATTTATCGAACGTTTTTCAGTAAAGCTTGTAACTGGCTGTCCTAGATATATTGGTTTGTTTCGTGAACGTATTGTGAACATTCACTTTCTTGAAAATGTACATGTAGAATCAATTTACACTTCACATCTGGCGCCTGGCGCACTATCTGGGCCTGCAGGGTGTTGGAGGCTCTCGAACAACTCGCAtcgacgcgcctcgcggaggagaagtCGGTAGGCTTTTCGGAGGCAGTTTCCTTTTGCAGTCGCaccacgcagagaggagtTTTCGTTGAAGCAGGCGAAAGCTAGAGGCGCGACTGTCTTCTGTCGCATTCCTCCACTCGAAATCTGTCAACTTattctcctctgtctcttcacAGAAACGCTGGGACTTGGAAAAGAACGTTTTCTTCGCAGGTAAGCCGCAGGTCTCGCGGGGCGgattctctcctcgctcgcgggaTTCGGAGGTAGCTGACGGGATCATCGAAGGCCTGGCAGTACTAGGCGTAAGGCAATGAATGGTTCATTATATAGCTGTACAGCGTGGACTTTGTTTACAGCGTGCACCGTTACTTTTAcgagcataccgttaaatttGATGATCTCATGTGTGCACACAAATTGAATAGAGAAGGCTTTTTGATTATCATTGGTAGGGCAGTGCATATGTCCATTTGTGTATAAGCCGTGCACAGATAAGCTGCGTGGGCGCGCGTTGTGTCGGTGAGGAGTCTTTCGGGTAGGTGCgtagaggcgacgcgcgtggaCGCGCACTTGTTTTTGCTGGCTGCTTCTCGCCAAAATTCAGACGCACGCATGAGTGGATATATGTCTGAGgccttcggcgtcgcgtTCCACAGGCTCGAGCTCGGCAtgcgtctttttcttttctcttggCGTGCTGCAGCCATGGTATTGCACGCGCAGACTGAGGAGCCTGAGGACTTTCCTCTGTACAGAGAGAGGTGAGGTGTTTGACGAGAGGCACAAAGAGACAACCGTGTTTTTTGTGCCTGCTTAAATTTCTTTTTCTGCCGTCTTCTCTGTCACCCTCGCTCCCTCAGGTCGATGTTTCGAAGGGGTTTCGTGGGTTCTGTTGCGTgcctctcgcaggccgcgcgagtcgtttgtcttctctcgaccgtcgctgccggcgtgCCTGTCTTCTTCCATGTGGGAATGCTTTCCCATGAGTTAGCTGCGTGTTTGTTATCGGaccgttttttcttcttttcgctTTGCAGACTCGTGGCTGTGAAGGCAGCGACGCTCGCGATTTTCGAAGATCCTGCGGTGAGTCCGCGAACAGCtccaagcgccgccgcctgcgtctgggCACTTTGGAGCGACCGGCAACCGCTTCAAAGCCTCGCTGCCGATCTCTCGTTGCGTATGTAGGGAACTTGTTTTTCTCGATGTGTGCGTGTATGTGCGTTGCCTTGCGCTGCTGTGCGGTGCAtgcgttcgccgcgcgacgcacgTAGAGCTGTTTTCTGTGGTGCGTCGGGTTTGCCGCAGCTTTTCCTCTTGCTGTAGCTCTGAGTACGGCCTCTCAGTCAATACCGAAGTTGTTCGCGAGAGCCTGAATCTGTCCGCTCGCGACGGGATCTTAAGCGCTTTTAGGGATGCGTTTTCTTTCCTTTTTGAGCGCCTTTAGGTGTTTCCTCATCTTAAGCGCATTTACGGtgtggttttttttttcttttgcgGCGTGCCTCTGCAGGACGAGGAGCCACTGGTGGTGCTGCGCTCGCACAAGGTGTTGAACGTCCGCCAGGACACCGACGATTTAGTCTTCGAGATCGAGTACGAGGTGCAGCAGGGCATCGTCGAATACCACTACCTGCgctgcgaagaggacgaagacatGGAAAAGTAAACCCGCAGTCCGGTCTCGCCGCGAAAAATACGCAGCGACGCatcgagagacgcgcgcgagcccgaAACCGCGAGTCTCTTCGCACCTCGTGAACGCCTCTCGGCCCAGAAAGACTATAAAGTGCTTACCTACACACGTATCCTATATAGGCATATGCATTCATTCATGCATACGTGACATACCGTATATACAGACATCCATCCATCTGtccatacatacatattttTACATACATATCTTTACATTTGCatcatgcatatatatatatatatatatatatatatgcatcatatatgcatatatttaCACGgacccatatatatatatatatatatatatatatatatatttgtattcGCACAAGTGCTCTTGTTACTGAGGGCTGTCCCTGCTTTCTGCGGCTCACGCGACCTGGCGACGCGAAACACTGGCGGCTCAAATTCGAAtgctggcgctgctgaaTGGGGGTCGTGGAGACTGAATCCGTGAGCGTGGACAATGGATGTCGCCATGGTCATAGTACGGTACAAACATGGGATATCGCGTGTACCGTGACCTCTTCGTAAATCAGCTGCAGTAGGTTTGCGCGATGGGTTTTCGCTGCGTTGGCGCGCAGGTGGCTGTACGCGTTGCTCTACGCGGGCGTCATGAAGAAGAATTTGGTCGACGGCGTGGGGGggcctgcgcatgcggaaGTCGTCGACACCGAGAACACAGTCACCTACATCGCTCCCTCGGGAAAGGCCCCCGGCGGCAAAGACATCCCGTTCGCCCAGCAACACGCGTAGGActctgcatgcacacgcaaaGAACAGAGAACGCCGCCACCCCTGTTAGCGGCTTACCAGTCGAGCCGAGAATCTTTCCCAGAGAGCGTCAAAGGCGACCTGCGAGACCAACTCCCGTGCACATAGCCGCTTCGTTATCCGTTGTTGCATTTACAACGCACTCAGGCAGTCAAATTTTAAATTTCGAAACATCTCTGTCTAAGTGACTGGGGCTGAGAAGGACTCTGCACTTGCACGATTCACGCGAATCTGCGCGGAGTTACATGCAACGGGAGAGTCCTGTGCCtcacgcggctcgcgcggcctgtGTGCGGCGCAACGATATGCGAAATCGAGTGAACTTTCTTTTTGTCTTCAGTGTCCTCGAGTACGACGCGGAGCTCAACATGATCACCTGCGAAGTTAAAGACGTAAGTCCTCCGGCGTTTGAATTCGTCATTTTGAGGCTCTGCGCAAGTCCCGCGCGCCGATGAGGTTTTTAGAACACGATGTCTACGTGGTCCAAGTCGCGAGCTTGAAATTCTCAGCGGGCGGTCGCGCGGTGCGtaggcggagagagaggcgtgtTTGCATTCGCGTACGCGGCGATTCtgcgtgttttttcttcgtttttctgcgtgcTTGAGTGAGAGCTGACGTGTGAGTTGTGAATCTGTGTTGTGTTTGTTGTCTGTGTGCGTCTCTTTAGAACCCTgacgcgaggctgcgcatTCCGTGCAGCAACGTGACGTATTGCGAAGACCCCGAAAAACTGGCTTTTTCCTTCCGAGTGGAGCCGGTGAGTTCGCCTGCCGCGTGGGAGTGCTGGCGGCCTCGGAGGTTTGAATTCGCTCTTTGCGACGCGCGTTTGCCTTCGGTTTCGCCACAAAAAACGCCTATTGTTTGTCCGCACCGACGCTCTCTCTTTGTCTGCTGCAGGAGGGGAAGGACGTTTACATCATtcaagcgcgagaagacaacTTTGATCAGTAAGCGTGAGCTGACATTCGAGCTTCGAGTACCTGAATGTCGATATGACAGCGTTTTATGACTTGAAATGTAGTCAGTAAATGAGTCATCATTTGGATCACACGCTCTCCGTTCACTCGCTAGCGCCTCTGTTTCTCAAGACACGCCTGAGAAACAGACACAAAGCCACGGCGCCCGCAGGGGTCGCTGATGGCTCCGCTTACGGGGCTTGTCGCAGCGTTCACTCACCCCTGCTCACTGGATGTGTATGTTCATGCTTGTTTCATAGGTAAGCGTTTCCGTatgcgtctgcatgcgcggctaCAAGCCCAGGACTGCCCGTCCCCCGGCACGATATGAAAACCATTTCTActtacatgcatatatatatatatatatttatgtacatacatacgtacatacatgtTTTCAGATATTATAACAGtatcacatatatatgtacaagcatatatacaaatatttacaaatatatatatatatatatatattgaatGTATATGCATGAATATGTAGGCGttgcgtgtttttttttcgtgtttAGCATTGCCGAGGTGATTCAGCAGGGAGACTACTGCAAGGCGCCTAAggtgcctgcgtctccgtcgaAGAAGGCCGTgacggagaagcgcgcgggtccaggggcgccgaagaagaaagccgcgccgcctgccgcgaagccgaaaggcgcgccgccgcctgaagAGGAGAACGAGTGAGTCTCCCGAGTCTCCtcacggcgccgcgcgacgatCGCCTTCCCGAGAGGGGGTAGGAGAAGGGGGACGCCAGCGCTGATTGGAAGTGGCTTCGTGCATGTCCAacgcgggcgcaggaggtttcagcgtctcctcgcgcgtggGCGAGACCGGCGGGCACGTTAGAAACCCTAAATCCGCGCGAGATTacagagcgcgaggcgcgaatTTGCGTGTGTGTTTGCAGGCAATTCATCGTGCGCGACGGGTACCTGATGCTCTTCCAAgccggcgagaagacgcctcTTCTGAAGCTGTTCCATCAGGACTGCATCACGATTCCGAATGACTCCGAACGTGAATTCGTCATCCGCCACATGGTGAGTCTCGTGACGCCACATccgcgggagcgccgcgaatccagcgaggaaggagtgaaagagaaaagagaaagaagaaacgcgATAAAGAGAAAGGGAGGAGAGgacaggcggcgacgcggccctCTTCCCACATACGCACAGATGCAGAGGAATATGTACGCGgatgcgctgcagagacgtgCGCATGCGTATTTATGTGGCTCCAAACTCTTGCGGTGGAGAGACGGGAAGTCAGGCGTCTCTCGAACGATTTCTAAAACTCCAGCTAGAATCGACGCGCGGTGCGTgcacgagggcgcgcgcatTCTTCCGGTTTTTTTAGTGTTTTTTCCCCTCAGCTCTCTCTTGTTCTTCTCGCATGTCTTACCCCTTCTTCGATTTTTTGTCGCGTATCCTGCCTTGCTCCCACCACCGGCTGCgcctcatatatatatatatatatatatatatatatatactaaaccctaaaccct is a window encoding:
- a CDS encoding hypothetical protein (encoded by transcript BESB_014040) gives rise to the protein MGHGTLPTPCEGYRSPSNYSSSRRVSEVHASCSLVPESSAHAPLHPPLPLPAEVADGLSVESSACDESASRPAPGGEANGEDFRDVYAPAKADEPAESLPAEGVDAPNGSDPPPCPSCTYTRPRRLSSAEQLSELLPAETPKSPSYYREIQLHPLSPRASPSASACVSSADALLSVSFASAPSRVSVDALRASPAASLTPLGQRLDPAGEMHERSTAAFGARNCVLRPPAHLSRGVLKADEHAEQTDARRPPPGVEHPADDEGHEASERRRNEREGHGRGAAPRPLSPSRVATLVSPAAATACSPTPSGAGPREEGTDSQIQTQTGWREQAPPLFREEYLHTAPARFDDEEVVLRKAERVIMQQRSRLEQLSSLLLRSENEKVAAHRAAQEEIGRYVEENRKLRLHLDAANGEVAAMGTVTAKHEKMLDQLTTTLAAAEKGISDRDRLLVLAQERDKTTENEHLKEEIQQMRCKIEKLTRGTAGSLADASSSGPRSANDVADQLAKVQREIDRHRAMGRQLGNTTQELRVSRMSLMQSQSHLLESQKLVEEQRVEIQRLYKVIEALNREKSLVPPVVVAPANALAVRRTQEQLDSLSTQVQMILARTEQAGSVADKSKSRGSSAVSLRMFEEQKTLLAKVLEALEQLASTRLAEEKSKRWDLEKNVFFAAMVLHAQTEEPEDFPLYRERLVAVKAATLAIFEDPADEEPLVVLRSHKVLNVRQDTDDLVFEIEYEVQQGIVEYHYLRCEEDEDMEKWLYALLYAGVMKKNLVDGVGGPAHAEVVDTENTVTYIAPSGKAPGGKDIPFAQQHAVLEYDAELNMITCEVKDNPDARLRIPCSNVTYCEDPEKLAFSFRVEPEGKDVYIIQAREDNFDHIAEVIQQGDYCKAPKVPASPSKKAVTEKRAGPGAPKKKAAPPAAKPKGAPPPEEENEQFIVRDGYLMLFQAGEKTPLLKLFHQDCITIPNDSEREFVIRHMPGTPDEETYVFGFLTDEIYKGWYQKLKDNGFLDRKEDGSVQMNQVGVVSKNVLELYRYYGTPGAKPVLEMRADRCKATASRERREILIIHTTPSGKRERITLDCATVAEFDRWNVALEFGGFLQGQGDANPKRNFANLSKYVFPVNLFEDDTGERRMALVIKSRVIQLFPSPDAQEPIMSIPADIAQVQNFIAQRKLRIYVNRDTDREERVDFILSLAKDYDRYASELSRQQFPVAADKSRGGSRKPFILSKKSLLALYKNKYQKSPEFVIEKDMYEADISSRVIIFKPSSSVPAAKVGNYPVRTVSVPSDEQMTKWDFCLRLVGFRAFSEKPPPKFFFPQIIYGFVAEEGAELRTGANFFRGFLGAGARGNPLQAGMKRLRLRRAWSRARQHDGAVSEVPLSMHAGLEVLISAEALHNFFVAVLVFSLLSRVLLQFDDVSSANAV